GACAGCGCCATGCCGCGGCCTGGCTCGCCGAGCCAGCCAAGATAAAAGCCGGTCAATTGCCACATGCCGTCGAGCCCGAGACAGCCCGGCATCACAGGGTTTCCCTTGAAATGGCAGGGGAAGAACCATTGATCCGGGGTAATGTCGAACTCGGCGCGCAGATATCCCTTGCCGAATTCGCCGCCGGTTTCGGAAATATCGGTGATCCGGTGCACCATCAGCATCGGCGGCAGCGGCAGCTGCGCGTTGCCGGGTCCGAACAACTCGCCCTCGCCGCAGCGCAGGATTTCCTCGTAGGTGTAGCTTGATTGCCTGTCGACCATGAAAAATGCGTCTCCCAGTTCGCCGTCTTTCCGCGCGGCTTCCGTCGTTGTTATGCACGTAAGCCCGGTATGATGTGCACGCTAGCACACCGTCACGCACTGGTGAAACCGGCCCCGCGAAGCACCCTCGAATAGCGGATGAGGCTCGCAAACGAAAGAGGCGAGAGTGCGGAAAGTGGGGGCAAGCGCTTCGCAGGCACTCTATTGAAAGCATTGACAACAAAAGTTATATGGTGGGGACGAGTTTCAAGGTCCGGACACGCTTGCCCATGCCAATTGTGCAATTATCACCATCAGCCGATCGCGAAGCGACATTGCGCCTGCGCAAGGCCGGCCTGCGTCCTACGCGGCAGCGGGTGGCACTGGCCGATTTGTTGTTTGCGCAGGGCCACCGTCATCTGACGGCAGAGGAGTTGCACGAGGAAGCCTCAGGCATCGGCTGCTCCTGCTCGCTTGCCACCGTCT
This DNA window, taken from Hoeflea algicola, encodes the following:
- the fabA gene encoding 3-hydroxyacyl-[acyl-carrier-protein] dehydratase FabA, producing the protein MVDRQSSYTYEEILRCGEGELFGPGNAQLPLPPMLMVHRITDISETGGEFGKGYLRAEFDITPDQWFFPCHFKGNPVMPGCLGLDGMWQLTGFYLGWLGEPGRGMALSTGEVKFKGMVTPDVKLVEYGIDFKRVMRGRLVLGIADGWLKADGETIYTASDLKVGLAKDKSA